In Lentibacillus amyloliquefaciens, one DNA window encodes the following:
- a CDS encoding YlbF family regulator: protein MANIYDSAYDLEKAIRNSEEFNSLKNAYDAVMADESAKKMFDNFRNTQMELQEKQMQGQEISEEEVEEARKVVELVQQHEDISKLMEEEQRLNVVINDVSSIITKPLEELYGNPEEEESNE, encoded by the coding sequence GTGGCTAATATTTATGATAGTGCATACGATTTGGAAAAAGCAATTCGCAACAGCGAAGAATTCAATAGCCTGAAAAACGCATATGATGCCGTTATGGCGGATGAATCAGCAAAGAAAATGTTTGATAACTTCCGTAACACCCAAATGGAACTTCAGGAAAAACAAATGCAGGGTCAGGAAATCTCCGAAGAGGAAGTTGAAGAAGCCCGGAAAGTTGTTGAATTGGTACAGCAGCATGAAGACATTTCCAAATTAATGGAAGAGGAGCAGCGTTTGAACGTTGTCATTAATGATGTCAGCAGTATCATTACAAAACCGCTTGAAGAACTTTACGGCAATCCGGAAGAAGAAGAATCAAACGAATAA